A segment of the Verrucomicrobiota bacterium genome:
TGGATTTTCTTTGGACGACGATCTCGGGTTGGTAATCCTTCAAACCGATCTGTCGTTCGTCCCACACGCCGTATTCTCGGTAAATGCGCTCCAACGTGTGATCCTGCGCGAGTTCTTCGATGGCTTGGTTGATCGCTGCGAGCAACGTCACATCCGGTTTGCGCACGCCGATGCCGTAATAGCCGGGTGCGAATGGGTCGCCGGAAAATCTCAGCGTGGAATCAGGCTTCGCGTAATGAAGCGCGATGGGCAGGTCGAGCACCACGGCTTCGATGCGCTGCGCTTTGAGGTCGCGGAAACTCTCGACGTTGCCCGGATAAATCCGGATGTCCACGCCGCTTATCTTTTCCACGAGCCGCTGGGCCGCCGTCCCTGACAACACACCCACCGATTTGCTCTTGAGATCATCCAGACGCGTCAATCCCTCCGTCTCTTTTCGAGTAACGATTTGTTGCGCGTAAACAAAGTAAGGCCGCGACATCGCAATGTGCTGCTGATTGTCGATTGTGAGTTCGAGTCCGTTGAGAACGATGTCGAAGTTGCCGCGTTCGAGAGCGGGAATGAGTTGATCCCACTGGTTTTGCACCATCCGGGCTTTGACCCCGAGCTTCGCGGCGAGTGCTTCCGCCAGCTCCACTTCGAAGCCGATGAGCCGCTCCGGCTTTTGTGGGTCAGGATAAACGTAAGGAGCGCCGCCTTCGGCGTCCGCGCCCCAAAGCAACTCGCCACGAGTCCTGATGGTTTCCAGAGTGTCTGCGGCAAAAAGGCGGGTGGGCCTGCTCGCCAGCAGGAGAACTCCTACCAAACTGCAAAGAGCCACGCGTGACAAACGCGCTGCGTTTCTCATTAACGTCGCAGCATAGCACGAATTGAAGAATTCAAAAATAATTTCTGAGGTCCGGTGCGGCGAATGATCCGCCACCAATCACTTGCCCGCCGACTCGCGGCCCGCCGCCACGCAGAACAAATGTCTCTCGCCGCGAAGCAGGAGACGGTTCGCAACCGGCACCGGTGAGGCGATGATGCGCTCGCCCATGTCCTTCTCCGCGAGGACTTCGAACTTGCCTTCCACGCGCGCGACAAACACAACCCCGTCTTCACGCGCGGCGTAGATTTTCCCATCGGCGACTGCCGGCGAAGAGTAAAAACTGGAACTGCCCTTGGGCAATTCGCCGGTCCAAAGCGTCTTGCCGGTGACGGGATCAAGGCACTCGACTTCACCGCGATCGCGCGCCAGATAGACGCGGCCTTTGTATTCAGCCGGCGTTGGCACAAACGTGCCCGTGTCTTCCCTTTTCCAAATCCGGTGCGTGGCGGTGACATCGCCGCTGCCGCCGAGTTTGATTCCGCGCAAACGGGTTCCGCGACCGTACGGAACCACAACAACGTCACCGGCGATCACCGCCGAACCGACGGTTGGCCAGTTTCTTTTGGCTTCGGGGTTGAAGTCGCCACACGACCAGAGAATTGTTCCATCGGCGGCATCGTGCGCGGTCAGATGTTCCGCGCCCCAGACCAGCAATGCTTCCTTGCCTTTGTGCTTGATGAGAATCGGCGTGGCGTAGCTGTTGTCGCCTTCGACGGGTGTCGCGTAGTTGCGCGACACCTTCCAGTGGAGTTCGCCCGTGAGCTTGTTGAATGCAGCGAGATAGGATTCGCCGTGGTGCATCATCGTCGCCACCACGTCCTTCTCCGTCACAACCGGGCAGGTGCCGTAATCCCAGTAATGCGTGTCTTCGCCATACCGTTCCAGCAGGTTGACTTTCCACCGCAGTTTTCCGTTGAGGTCCAGCCTCGCAAGATTGCCGCTCTTGAAGTAAACAAAAATTCCCTGGCCATCGGTGGTCGGGGAGGAATTGCAACCGGAACCGTTGCGATGTTTGCCCGGCTTCTCGACTCCAACTGTTATCCTCCACAGCGGTTTGCCCGACCAATCGAACGCGAGCACTGCATCCTGTCCGTCCACCGGCGCGGTAAGGTAGATGCGATTGTTCCAGACGATGGGCGTGGAGCAACCTTTGCCCGGCAACGGCACTTTCCACAACAGGTTCGTCGTTGCATCCCACTTGGCGGGGTAGGTGCCGAGTTCATTGCTCCCATTGTCGTGCGGGCCGCGCCAGCGCGGCCAGTTGGAATCGCTCTGTGCGACGGCACAGACGCCGGCGACCAGAGTCAGGAAGGCCAGACCAAAGCAATTCCTACGGCGGCGCATAATGGATTTGGGTTGTTGTCAGGATTCAGGTTGGCGGAAGGGAGAGGATTCGAACCTCCGGTAGGATTGCTCCTACGCCTGATTTCGAGTCAGGTGCCTTCAACCACTCAGCCACCCTTCCATTTAGCCTGATTTTATTGAGTATATTTGCTTTTCAGCAATCTTTCAAGTTGCGTTTTCTATACTGCGGTTCTATACTATATTCATGAATGGCAATTCATCCGAAAATACAGACCCGCGTTGGCAAAAAACGCCCGTGGCCAATCTCGTGCGCCACGTTCAATCAGGCAACTACTATGCCCGAATCCGCGTGCGCGGCAAGCTGATTTGGAAATCCCTCAAGACCGACCGAATCAGCGTCGCCAAATTGCGCCTGGGTGACTTTCACAAGGAGGAACGGAAACGCGCTGACGCGCACAAAGCTGTTGCGCGAGGCAAGATGACTTTCGGCGCCGCGCTGGAAACCTACCGCGAACGTCTCAAGGGCGACTACTCGCTAAAGGAGCGAAGCAAGACCTTTCGGGAAGAACGCATTACTGCGCTCCTGAAATCGTGGCCGGAGTTGGACCAGACCGACGTTGCCCAAATCTCCAAAGCCGATTGCCTCGCGTGGGCTGCCCGGTTTGGAAATACCGCCAGCCCGTCGGCGTTTAACAACACCGTGGGCACGTTCAAATTGGTCTTGGACATTCCCGTTGAAGCGGGAGCGCGATACGACAATCCCGGCACCCACATCAAGCGAAGAAAAATCCGCCAGAAAGTCCTGCATCTGCCGAGCCAGGACAAATTTCCTGAACTGGTTGCGACCATTCGCAAAGCTGACGGCGCATGGGGCAGGAAATGCGCCGACCTCGTTGAGTTTCTCGCTTACAGCGGGTGTCGGAAAGGCGAGGCGGCCCGCATTGAAGGCCAGCATTGCAGTTTTGAGAAGGCTGAAATAACGGTTTTGGGCGACCCCGTGACCGGCACCAAGAATTGGGAGATTCGCCGAGTGCCGATGATTCCCGACATGCGGCGGTTGCTTGATCGCATTAATAGCGAGCGAGGTGAAAAGGAGTTTTCGGCCACTCCGCTCATGCGGGTGCAGGAGTGCCAAGGCGCGATCAACACGGCCTGCAAGAAATTGGGGATTGCTCGATTTACCCATCACGACTTGCGGCACTTGTTTGCTACCCGCTGTATCGAATCCGGCGTGGACATTCCGACCGTCAGCCGCTGGCTTGGCCACAAAGACGGCGGCGCGCTGGCGATGAAAACCTACGGTCACTTGCGCGATCAGCATTCGGCAAACATGGCGCAAAAGGTTGTATTTTCCGAACCCGCATCAAACGTTCCCCCGCTTCAACTCAACGGGAATGGCACGCAGAACGGTCACGTCTCAACGACCGCAACGCCCGAGAAGGCGACGGTTGCAGTGGCGAAGGCGAAATACAGTTATCCGTGGTGGGCGTCGAAAAATCCGGTGGAAGTCTTTTGGGGACAACTCAACGAGGACGTTCAGATTGTGCCTCTGGAGAAGTTCCACGAGAGTGCCAAGCAAGCGATGAATCGCGAAGTTTTTCCTGACGAATTTGCCGACCGCGAATCGCTCAAAGAGGAATTCATCGAAAGGATTTCCAAAGCCACGCTGGTTCTAATCAAAGGCAAGATTCAGGCGAAGCAGGCGGAAAAAGCAGCCTGAAAGCGAGATGAATGACTACCGGGTGGAACCTAAAACGACTGCTAACCTTCACTGCGAGCGTTTCCCGCCTGATCCCTGCTGGACTGCCAGGCGATCGAGGTGCCGTAAGAAATCTCCCACGTGGAAAAGGGTTTTGCCCTTTCTCGCTCCAGGCTCCCTCAGGTTGACCACGCGGACATGGGACCTGGCCGTTCCTCCGACCGCGAGCATAGTATAAAGGTGTGTATGCCTCAGACCTGTGTGCGGACACACTTTCCCGTTGGGCGGGATGGCCGCGTAACAGTTTGGGTATTCAGAACCTCCAGCATCCTCCACGGCAATTTCAAGAGTTTTAGTCGTCATAAAGTTTTTATGCTTGGCCGCCATTTTATGAAACGCCCGATCCCTCCGGCAATAAAGCGGTATTCGAAGAACAATTAGACGTATAACCAGCCTGCCGAACTGCGAACAAAACCAGTTCTGCGCTCAAACCCAAGCTCCAATGGCGCGGTCAACGCCTATCATCGCTCGAACGCACAAAGACTCGATTCCGTCGTCAGGTGTTTGCAAAGCCAAGAGTTACCCAGTGTCGGAAACCACGCGAGATTGTGCAGAGAGGGTAAGAATGTCAGGGGCTAAAAACCATCCCCTCGCGTGGTACGCAGAATCTAAAAGGGATAGCTGTCGGTCACGGCGCTGCTCGCCGAAAGAAGCCCAAACCTGCGCGACCTCTTTCACGCGAACGAATGCGACCCGAGCAAGGGGTTCTTACGACCCCCTGCGTGACTGAACTTGGATCTAAATTGATTCCTGCCGAAGAAGCAGGGTGGTAGCGACGCGAGCCGAACGTTTTCGACTCCGCATCAGAGTTGTCACCGGAGAAGTACTACTAATTGGGTCCTCGTCCGACGCCGGTTGCGGTTGCCATTTTTCGGCGGGCGAAGAGCCCACTCCTTGGCGTCAGCCCTGAGTTTTTCGATTTCCGGTCCAGAGAGCCATTTCTCGGCAAGCGCGTCCAAGTAACCTTGCGCACGCTCCCAGCGGAGTTCATCTCTGTGCGTATCCCGATAGTGCCAAGTCAGAGCGATCAACTGGATGCGGTAATTCGCCTCTTTGCAAACTTTTTTCCACTCGTTGTGAAATGTGCAGGTGGCCATTGCGTGCAACCGCGGACAGAAATACGGAGTCGTCTTTGGCAAGGAGCGCAAATGCTGCAGCACATCCTCTGACAATCTTCTCCTCAGCGTGCAATTGCTGAGCTGGGGTTTAAGCGCAATCCAATCCTCAACGAGGCCGTCTGGCCCCAGGTGGCGGCCAGTGGACGATTTGATACCCGCTTGATAGGCAAGTTTAACGACAGTCACCCACTCCGGATCCACCCTCGCTGCCCCGCCCAATAGGGCCCGGAATTCTTCATCCGTCGGCAGGGATTTGACAAAGTACCTCATTGATTTTCAGCAACGACCAAATTTCCGTTGTTGTTCTTCCACGCCACCGGGACACGGGGCATTAGATTGATCTTTTTACGTCTGGCCGCGATCACTTCGGGGTCGTTATCATGCTGATAATGCTTCAGGGCTTGGTCTGTGCTATCGCCCAGTTCGGTCTTCTGCTCCTCATCGTTGGCGCCGGCGGCACCAAACCAAACATTGGACGTGTGCCGGAAGGAATAGAGCGTCTTCTGGCTGAATTCGTGGCGGCGGTTTTCTCCCTTGGCTTTCAGCTTATCGACCTCCGCTGCTTTGAGGATTCGGGAGAATTCTTGCGAAAGGTGCTTTTCCGCCTTGTGGGCGAGGTTGAAACACAAGTAGTCGTCCGGCGCCAATTCCTTTTCGGCGAGCATGTCATTCAGGTAAGAAAGCAACCCGTCATGCATTGGTTTTGGCTCCCGCTTCCGGTTGAACCCGGCGGTTTTTGACGACTTGACCTTCATGGTTCCCCTTTCCAGGTCAATGTCGCGGCGCTTGACTCGGGCCGCATCTTCCGGCCGCATGGCAGTGTAGAGCATGACCAGGAGGAACGTCGTCCATTCGCGCGCCAGCTCACCCATTATCTCGAGCGCTCCGAAAATTCGGACGACTTCCGCGAAGGCGAAGGGCAACCGCTCTGCAGTATCGGCCGCTTCCTGTTCCAAGCCCCCGGCGACGCTGACGCCGGTGACTCGCTCTATCTCTTTTCCGAGCGACTGGAGATAAATTACATCGTTGTTGACCGTGCCGGGTGCGTAAGAAGCGAGTCGGCGATTCAGAACAAACGTGTCGAAATGCTCGCCCAGCACGTCGTGGAGGGTTTTCCTGGCAACCTGCCCAAAGTGCTCTATGAGTTCCCCGATCAGGTTGCAGATCTTCAACACTCTTCTGGGGCAAAGCCGATTCCTGATGGCGTGTTCCCAAGCCCAGGCTACCAGGAATACAGCCGGCGGGACACTGCTGTTCTGCTGGAGGACCTTCCTGACACGATGCTTCAACCGGGCCTCGAATTCTTCCTCCTTCATGCTCCCTCTTTCCCGGGCCTCAATGTCGTCAGCGATTTCCCTGGCCTGCTTTTTATTGTCGGCCCTTCTCTGAGGCAGATCCTCGGGAGCAACGCCTTCGGGTTC
Coding sequences within it:
- a CDS encoding ABC transporter permease subunit (The N-terminal region of this protein, as described by TIGR01726, is a three transmembrane segment that identifies a subfamily of ABC transporter permease subunits, which specificities that include histidine, arginine, glutamine, glutamate, L-cystine (sic), the opines (in Agrobacterium) octopine and nopaline, etc.), coding for MRNAARLSRVALCSLVGVLLLASRPTRLFAADTLETIRTRGELLWGADAEGGAPYVYPDPQKPERLIGFEVELAEALAAKLGVKARMVQNQWDQLIPALERGNFDIVLNGLELTIDNQQHIAMSRPYFVYAQQIVTRKETEGLTRLDDLKSKSVGVLSGTAAQRLVEKISGVDIRIYPGNVESFRDLKAQRIEAVVLDLPIALHYAKPDSTLRFSGDPFAPGYYGIGVRKPDVTLLAAINQAIEELAQDHTLERIYREYGVWDERQIGLKDYQPEIVVQRKSISTLREWPKYLPLLLRGAVTTVELSVLGMTLAIVVGLIVVLVRLYAIAPLRWFAKAYVEIFRGTPLLIQLFLIYYGLPEIGIRLNAFLAGILGLGLNYAASEAENYRAGIQAIPPGQTEAAHALGMSRWQALRRVVLPQALRLVIPPVTNDFIAMFKDSSIVSVITMVELTKVYGMLAMSTYDYIGLGLMTAGIYLVLSYPASIFARRLEKKLCYDRR
- a CDS encoding PQQ-binding-like beta-propeller repeat protein, translating into MRRRRNCFGLAFLTLVAGVCAVAQSDSNWPRWRGPHDNGSNELGTYPAKWDATTNLLWKVPLPGKGCSTPIVWNNRIYLTAPVDGQDAVLAFDWSGKPLWRITVGVEKPGKHRNGSGCNSSPTTDGQGIFVYFKSGNLARLDLNGKLRWKVNLLERYGEDTHYWDYGTCPVVTEKDVVATMMHHGESYLAAFNKLTGELHWKVSRNYATPVEGDNSYATPILIKHKGKEALLVWGAEHLTAHDAADGTILWSCGDFNPEAKRNWPTVGSAVIAGDVVVVPYGRGTRLRGIKLGGSGDVTATHRIWKREDTGTFVPTPAEYKGRVYLARDRGEVECLDPVTGKTLWTGELPKGSSSFYSSPAVADGKIYAAREDGVVFVARVEGKFEVLAEKDMGERIIASPVPVANRLLLRGERHLFCVAAGRESAGK
- a CDS encoding site-specific integrase, producing MNGNSSENTDPRWQKTPVANLVRHVQSGNYYARIRVRGKLIWKSLKTDRISVAKLRLGDFHKEERKRADAHKAVARGKMTFGAALETYRERLKGDYSLKERSKTFREERITALLKSWPELDQTDVAQISKADCLAWAARFGNTASPSAFNNTVGTFKLVLDIPVEAGARYDNPGTHIKRRKIRQKVLHLPSQDKFPELVATIRKADGAWGRKCADLVEFLAYSGCRKGEAARIEGQHCSFEKAEITVLGDPVTGTKNWEIRRVPMIPDMRRLLDRINSERGEKEFSATPLMRVQECQGAINTACKKLGIARFTHHDLRHLFATRCIESGVDIPTVSRWLGHKDGGALAMKTYGHLRDQHSANMAQKVVFSEPASNVPPLQLNGNGTQNGHVSTTATPEKATVAVAKAKYSYPWWASKNPVEVFWGQLNEDVQIVPLEKFHESAKQAMNREVFPDEFADRESLKEEFIERISKATLVLIKGKIQAKQAEKAA
- a CDS encoding tyrosine-type recombinase/integrase; translated protein: MEQEAADTAERLPFAFAEVVRIFGALEIMGELAREWTTFLLVMLYTAMRPEDAARVKRRDIDLERGTMKVKSSKTAGFNRKREPKPMHDGLLSYLNDMLAEKELAPDDYLCFNLAHKAEKHLSQEFSRILKAAEVDKLKAKGENRRHEFSQKTLYSFRHTSNVWFGAAGANDEEQKTELGDSTDQALKHYQHDNDPEVIAARRKKINLMPRVPVAWKNNNGNLVVAENQ